From a single Dromaius novaehollandiae isolate bDroNov1 chromosome 13, bDroNov1.hap1, whole genome shotgun sequence genomic region:
- the TUBB3 gene encoding tubulin beta-3 chain yields the protein MSTLAPLRLLREPWNASEGNQSNATAGAGGASCQGLDIPNELFLTLGLVSLVENVLVVAAILKNRNLHSPMYYFICCLAVSDMLVSVSNLLETLFMLLMEHGVLVIHTSVIRHLDNVIDMLICSSVVSSLSFLGVIAVDRYITIFYALRYHSIMTLQRAVVTMASVWLASTVSSTVFITYYRSNAILLCLIGFFLFMLVLMLVLYIHMFALACHHLRSISSQQKKPTVYRTSSLKGAVTLTILLGVFFVCWGPFFFHLILIVTCPTNPFCTCFFSYFNLFLILIICNSVVDPLIYAFRSQELRRTLREVVLCSWRRRRRCRPPRSRYRSAPARPPVSARPGPTMREIVHIQAGQCGNQIGAKFWEVISDEHGIDPSGNYVGDSDLQLERISVYYNEASSHKYVPRAILVDLEPGTMDSVRSGAFGHLFRPDNFIFGQSGAGNNWAKGHYTEGAELVDSVLDVVRKECENCDCLQGFQLTHSLGGGTGSGMGTLLISKVREEYPDRIMNTFSVVPSPKVSDTVVEPYNATLSIHQLVENTDETYCIDNEALYDICFRTLKLATPTYGDLNHLVSATMSGVTTSLRFPGQLNADLRKLAVNMVPFPRLHFFMPGFAPLTARGSQQYRALTVPELTQQMFDAKNMMAACDPRHGRYLTVATVFRGRMSMKEVDEQMLAIQSKNSSYFVEWIPNNVKVAVCDIPPRGLKMSSTFIGNSTAIQELFKRISEQFTAMFRRKAFLHWYTGEGMDEMEFTEAESNMNDLVSEYQQYQDATAEEEGEMYEDDEEESEAQGAK from the exons ATGTCGACGCTGGCCCCGCTGCGCCTGCTCCGCGAGCCCTGGAACGCCAGCGAGGGCAACCAGAGCAACGCcacggccggggccggcggcgccagctgccaggggctggaCATCCCCAACGAGCTCTTCCTCACGCTGGGCCTGGTGAGCCTGGTGGAGAACGTGCTGGTGGTCGCCGCCATCCTCAAGAACAGGAACCTGCACTCGCCCATGTACTACTTCATCTGCTGCCTGGCCGTCTCCGACATGCTGGTGAGCGTCAGCAACCTGCTGGAGACGCTCTTCATGCTGCTCATGGAGCACGGCGTGCTGGTGATCCACACCAGCGTCATCCGCCACCTGGACAATGTCATCGACATGCTCATCTGCAGCTCCGTGGTGTCGTCCCTCTCCTTCCTCGGGGTCATCGCCGTGGACCGCTACATCACCATCTTCTACGCCCTGCGCTACCACAGCATCATGACGCTGCAGCGGGCCGTGGTCACCATGGCCAGCGTCTGGCTGGCCAGCACCGTCTCCAGCACCGTCTTCATCACCTACTACCGCAGCAACGCCATCCTCCTCTGCCTCATCGGCTTCTTCCTCTTCATGCTGGTGCTCATGCTGGTGCTCTACATCCACATGTTTGCCCTGGCCTGCCACCACCTCCGCAGCATCTCCAGCCAGCAGAAGAAACCCACCGTCTACCGCACCAGCAGCCTCAAGGGCGCCGTGACGCTCACCATCCTGCTGGGTGTCTTCTTCGTCTGCTGGGGGCCCTTCTTCTTCCACCTCATCCTCATCGTCACCTGCCCCACCAACCCCTTCTGCACGTGCTTCTTCAGCTACTTCAacctcttcctcatcctcatcATCTGCAACTCCGTGGTGGACCCCCTCATCTACGCCTTCCGGAGCCAGGAGCTCCGGCGGACGCTGCGGGAGGTGGTGCTGTGCTCCTG gcggcggcggcggcggtgccgccccccgcgctcccggtaccgctccgcgcccgcccgcccgcccgtctCGGCCCGTCCCGGCCCGACCATGAGGGAGATCGTCCACATCCAGGCGGGGCAGTGCGGCAACCAGATCGGGGCCAAG TTCTGGGAGGTGATCAGCGATGAGCACGGCATAGACCCCAGCGGCAACTACGTGGGCGACTCGGACCTGCAGCTGGAGCGCATCAGCGTCTACTACAATGAGGCCTCCT CTCACAAGTACGTGCCGCGCGCCATCCTGGTGGACCTGGAGCCGGGGACGATGGACAGCGTGCGCTCGGGGGCCTTCGGACACCTCTTCCGACCGGACAACTTCATTTTCG GCCAGAGCGGGGCCGGGAACAACTGGGCCAAGGGGCACTACACGGAGGGGGCCGAGCTGGTGGACTCCGTCCTGGACGTGGTGCGGAAGGAGTGCGAGAACTGCGACTGCCTGCAGGGCTTCCAGCTGACCCACTCGCTGGGCGGCGGCACCGGCTCGGGCATGGGCACCCTGCTCATCAGCAAGGTGCGCGAGGAGTACCCCGACCGCATCATGAACACTTTCAGCGTGGTGCCCTCGCCCAAGGTCTCGGACACGGTGGTGGAGCCCTACAACGCCACGCTCTCCATCCACCAGCTGGTGGAGAACACGGACGAGACCTACTGCATCGACAACGAGGCCCTCTACGACATCTGCTTCCGCACCCTCAAGCTGGCCACCCCCACCTACGGCGACCTCAACCACCTCGTCTCGGCCACCATGAGCGGCGTCACCACCTCCCTCCGCTTCCCCGGGCAGCTCAACGCCGACCTCCGCAAGCTGGCGGTCAACATGGTGCCCTTCCCCCGCCTCCACTTCTTCATGCCCGGCTTCGCCCCGCTGACGGCCCGCGGCAGCCAGCAGTACCGGGCCCTCACCGTCCCCGAGCTCACCCAGCAGATGTTCGATGCCAAGAACATGATGGCGGCCTGTGACCCCCGCCACGGGCGCTACCTCACCGTGGCCACGGTCTTCCGGGGCCGCATGTCCATGAAGGAGGTGGACGAGCAGATGTTGGCCATCCAGAGCAAGAACAGCTCCTACTTCGTGGAGTGGATCCCCAACAACGTCAAGGTGGCCGTGTGCGACATCCCGCCCCGGGGGCTGAAGATGTCCTCCACCTTCATCGGCAACAGCACGGCCATCCAGGAGCTCTTCAAGCGCATCTCGGAGCAGTTCACGGCCATGTTCCGCCGCAAGGCCTTCCTCCACTGGTACACGGGCGAGGGCATGGACGAGATGGAGTTCACCGAGGCCGAGAGCAACATGAACGACCTGGTCTCCGAGTACCAGCAGTACCAGGACGCCACGGCcgaggaggagggcgagatgtACGAAGACGACGAGGAGGAGTCGGAGGCCCAGGGTGCCAAGTGA
- the DEF8 gene encoding differentially expressed in FDCP 8 homolog isoform X1, translated as MEYGEKLARFRQAHLNPFDKAPEQHERPEVLPAPERRPEPSPGDPEGSERPMDLGLAEDHFSRPVGLFLASDVRQLRQAIEECKRAILELPEHSERQKDAVVRLIHLRLKLQELQDPSEDEPNIRVILEHRFYKEKSKSVKQTCDKCSTIIWGLIQTWYTCTGCYYRCHSKCLPLVTKACVRSKVSHQAEYELSICPESGLDSQDYRCAECRAPISLRGVPSEARQCDYTGLYYCGSCHWNDLAVIPARAIHNWDFEPRKVSRCSMRYLALMVSRPVLKLREINPLLFNYVEELVEIRKLRQDILLMKPYFITCREAMEARLLLQLQDRQHFVENDEMYSLQDLIDIEAGRLSCSLTEIHTLFAKHIKLDCERCQAKGFVCELCKEGDVLFPFDSHTSVCTDCSAVFHRDCYYDNSTTCPRCARLSLRKQSLFQDSSTEAEP; from the exons ATGGAGTACGGCGAGAAGCTGGCGCGCTTTCGCCAGGCCCATCTCAACCCCTTCGACAAGGCGCCGGAGCAGCACGAGCGCCCCGAGGTGCTGCCGGCCCCAG AGCGGCGGCCGGAGCCGTCCCCGGGCGACCCCGAGGGCTCGGAGCGCCCCATGGACCTGGGGCTGGCCGAGGACCACTTCTCCCGGCCGGTG GGGCTCTTCCTGGCCTCCGACGTGCGGCAGCTGCGGCAGGCCATCGAGGAGTGCAAGCGGGCGATCCTGGAGCTGCCCGAGCACTCGGAGCGGCAGAAGGACGCCGTGGTGCGGCTCATCCACCTGCGCCTcaagctgcaggagctgcag GACCCCTCCGAGGACGAGCCCAACATCCGCGTCATCCTGGAGCACCGCTTCTACAAGGAGAAGAGCAAGAGCGTGAAGCAGACGTGCGACAAGTGCAGCACCATCATCTGGGGCCTCATCCAGACCTGGTACACCTGCACAG GCTGCTACTACCGCTGCCACAGCAAGTGCCTGCCGCTGGTCACCAAGGCCTGCGTGCGGTCCAAGGTGAGCCACCAAGCCGAGTACGAGCTCAGCATCTGCCCCGAGAGCGGCCTCGACAGCCAGGACTACCGCTGCGCCGAGTGCCGGGCCCCCATCTCCCTCC GCGGGGTGCCCAGCGAGGCCCGGCAGTGCGACTACACCGGCCTCTACTACTGCGGCAGCTGCCACTGGAACGACCTGGCCGTCATCCCCGCCCGCGCCATCCACAACTGGGACTTCGAGCCCCGCAAG GTGTCCCGCTGCAGCATGCGGTACCTGGCGCTGATGGTGTCGCGGCCGGTGCTGAAGCTGCGGGAGATCAACCCGCTGCTCTTCAACTACGTGGAGGAGCTGGTGGAGATCCGG AAGCTGCGCCAGGACATCCTGCTCATGAAGCCGTACTTCATCACCTGCAGGGAGGCCATGGAggcccggctgctgctgcag CTGCAGGACCGGCAGCACTTCGTGGAGAACGACGAGATGTACTCGCTGCAGGACCTCATCGACATCGAGGCCGGGCGCCTGAGCTGCTCCCTGACGGAGATCCACACCCTCTTCGCCAAGCACATCAAGCTCGACTGCGAG CGCTGCCAGGCGAAGGGCTTCGTGTGCGAGCTCTGCAAGGAAGGCGACGTGCTCTTCCCCTTCGACAGCCACACCTCGGTGTGCACCGACTGCTCCGCCGTCTTCCACAG GGACTGCTACTACGACAACTCGACCACGTGCCCGCGCTGCGCCCGGCTGAGCCTGCGCAAGCAGTCCCTCTTCCAGGACTCCAGCACCGAGGCCGAGCCCTag
- the DEF8 gene encoding differentially expressed in FDCP 8 homolog isoform X3 gives MEYGEKLARFRQAHLNPFDKAPEQHERPEVLPAPERRPEPSPGDPEGSERPMDLGLAEDHFSRPVGLFLASDVRQLRQAIEECKRAILELPEHSERQKDAVVRLIHLRLKLQELQDPSEDEPNIRVILEHRFYKEKSKSVKQTCDKCSTIIWGLIQTWYTCTGCYYRCHSKCLPLVTKACVRSKVSHQAEYELSICPESGLDSQDYRCAECRAPISLRGVPSEARQCDYTGLYYCGSCHWNDLAVIPARAIHNWDFEPRKVSRCSMRYLALMVSRPVLKLREINPLLFNYVEELVEIRKLRQDILLMKPYFITCREAMEARLLLQDLIDIEAGRLSCSLTEIHTLFAKHIKLDCERCQAKGFVCELCKEGDVLFPFDSHTSVCTDCSAVFHRDCYYDNSTTCPRCARLSLRKQSLFQDSSTEAEP, from the exons ATGGAGTACGGCGAGAAGCTGGCGCGCTTTCGCCAGGCCCATCTCAACCCCTTCGACAAGGCGCCGGAGCAGCACGAGCGCCCCGAGGTGCTGCCGGCCCCAG AGCGGCGGCCGGAGCCGTCCCCGGGCGACCCCGAGGGCTCGGAGCGCCCCATGGACCTGGGGCTGGCCGAGGACCACTTCTCCCGGCCGGTG GGGCTCTTCCTGGCCTCCGACGTGCGGCAGCTGCGGCAGGCCATCGAGGAGTGCAAGCGGGCGATCCTGGAGCTGCCCGAGCACTCGGAGCGGCAGAAGGACGCCGTGGTGCGGCTCATCCACCTGCGCCTcaagctgcaggagctgcag GACCCCTCCGAGGACGAGCCCAACATCCGCGTCATCCTGGAGCACCGCTTCTACAAGGAGAAGAGCAAGAGCGTGAAGCAGACGTGCGACAAGTGCAGCACCATCATCTGGGGCCTCATCCAGACCTGGTACACCTGCACAG GCTGCTACTACCGCTGCCACAGCAAGTGCCTGCCGCTGGTCACCAAGGCCTGCGTGCGGTCCAAGGTGAGCCACCAAGCCGAGTACGAGCTCAGCATCTGCCCCGAGAGCGGCCTCGACAGCCAGGACTACCGCTGCGCCGAGTGCCGGGCCCCCATCTCCCTCC GCGGGGTGCCCAGCGAGGCCCGGCAGTGCGACTACACCGGCCTCTACTACTGCGGCAGCTGCCACTGGAACGACCTGGCCGTCATCCCCGCCCGCGCCATCCACAACTGGGACTTCGAGCCCCGCAAG GTGTCCCGCTGCAGCATGCGGTACCTGGCGCTGATGGTGTCGCGGCCGGTGCTGAAGCTGCGGGAGATCAACCCGCTGCTCTTCAACTACGTGGAGGAGCTGGTGGAGATCCGG AAGCTGCGCCAGGACATCCTGCTCATGAAGCCGTACTTCATCACCTGCAGGGAGGCCATGGAggcccggctgctgctgcag GACCTCATCGACATCGAGGCCGGGCGCCTGAGCTGCTCCCTGACGGAGATCCACACCCTCTTCGCCAAGCACATCAAGCTCGACTGCGAG CGCTGCCAGGCGAAGGGCTTCGTGTGCGAGCTCTGCAAGGAAGGCGACGTGCTCTTCCCCTTCGACAGCCACACCTCGGTGTGCACCGACTGCTCCGCCGTCTTCCACAG GGACTGCTACTACGACAACTCGACCACGTGCCCGCGCTGCGCCCGGCTGAGCCTGCGCAAGCAGTCCCTCTTCCAGGACTCCAGCACCGAGGCCGAGCCCTag
- the DEF8 gene encoding differentially expressed in FDCP 8 homolog isoform X2, which produces MEYGEKLARFRQAHLNPFDKAPEQHERPEVLPAPERRPEPSPGDPEGSERPMDLGLAEDHFSRPVGLFLASDVRQLRQAIEECKRAILELPEHSERQKDAVVRLIHLRLKLQELQDPSEDEPNIRVILEHRFYKEKSKSVKQTCDKCSTIIWGLIQTWYTCTGCYYRCHSKCLPLVTKACVRSKVSHQAEYELSICPESGLDSQDYRCAECRAPISLRGVPSEARQCDYTGLYYCGSCHWNDLAVIPARAIHNWDFEPRKVSRCSMRYLALMVSRPVLKLREINPLLFNYVEELVEIRKLRQDILLMKPYFITCREAMEARLLLQDRQHFVENDEMYSLQDLIDIEAGRLSCSLTEIHTLFAKHIKLDCERCQAKGFVCELCKEGDVLFPFDSHTSVCTDCSAVFHRDCYYDNSTTCPRCARLSLRKQSLFQDSSTEAEP; this is translated from the exons ATGGAGTACGGCGAGAAGCTGGCGCGCTTTCGCCAGGCCCATCTCAACCCCTTCGACAAGGCGCCGGAGCAGCACGAGCGCCCCGAGGTGCTGCCGGCCCCAG AGCGGCGGCCGGAGCCGTCCCCGGGCGACCCCGAGGGCTCGGAGCGCCCCATGGACCTGGGGCTGGCCGAGGACCACTTCTCCCGGCCGGTG GGGCTCTTCCTGGCCTCCGACGTGCGGCAGCTGCGGCAGGCCATCGAGGAGTGCAAGCGGGCGATCCTGGAGCTGCCCGAGCACTCGGAGCGGCAGAAGGACGCCGTGGTGCGGCTCATCCACCTGCGCCTcaagctgcaggagctgcag GACCCCTCCGAGGACGAGCCCAACATCCGCGTCATCCTGGAGCACCGCTTCTACAAGGAGAAGAGCAAGAGCGTGAAGCAGACGTGCGACAAGTGCAGCACCATCATCTGGGGCCTCATCCAGACCTGGTACACCTGCACAG GCTGCTACTACCGCTGCCACAGCAAGTGCCTGCCGCTGGTCACCAAGGCCTGCGTGCGGTCCAAGGTGAGCCACCAAGCCGAGTACGAGCTCAGCATCTGCCCCGAGAGCGGCCTCGACAGCCAGGACTACCGCTGCGCCGAGTGCCGGGCCCCCATCTCCCTCC GCGGGGTGCCCAGCGAGGCCCGGCAGTGCGACTACACCGGCCTCTACTACTGCGGCAGCTGCCACTGGAACGACCTGGCCGTCATCCCCGCCCGCGCCATCCACAACTGGGACTTCGAGCCCCGCAAG GTGTCCCGCTGCAGCATGCGGTACCTGGCGCTGATGGTGTCGCGGCCGGTGCTGAAGCTGCGGGAGATCAACCCGCTGCTCTTCAACTACGTGGAGGAGCTGGTGGAGATCCGG AAGCTGCGCCAGGACATCCTGCTCATGAAGCCGTACTTCATCACCTGCAGGGAGGCCATGGAggcccggctgctgctgcag GACCGGCAGCACTTCGTGGAGAACGACGAGATGTACTCGCTGCAGGACCTCATCGACATCGAGGCCGGGCGCCTGAGCTGCTCCCTGACGGAGATCCACACCCTCTTCGCCAAGCACATCAAGCTCGACTGCGAG CGCTGCCAGGCGAAGGGCTTCGTGTGCGAGCTCTGCAAGGAAGGCGACGTGCTCTTCCCCTTCGACAGCCACACCTCGGTGTGCACCGACTGCTCCGCCGTCTTCCACAG GGACTGCTACTACGACAACTCGACCACGTGCCCGCGCTGCGCCCGGCTGAGCCTGCGCAAGCAGTCCCTCTTCCAGGACTCCAGCACCGAGGCCGAGCCCTag
- the DBNDD1 gene encoding dysbindin domain-containing protein 1 isoform X2: MEAPGAAGTAELGKEAPVPERAAGSPAPAPADEAPGAPAEEQGGIPIPSAGLLQVAERRQPLSSVSSLEVHFDLLDLTELTDMSDQELAEVFADSDDENAAGESPGGLHPHGLPRAGYLRSPSWTRARGEPGRDKKHLSDSELQPGAVDAFLAAERPQEE, translated from the exons atggaggctcccggcgcggccggcACCGCAG AGCTCGGCAAAGAGGCGCCGGTGCCGGAGCGAGccgcgggcagcccggcccccgcgccggccgacgaggcccccggcgcccccgcggaGGAGCAGGgcggcatccccatccccagcgCCGGGCTGCTGCAGGTCGCCGAGCGGAGAC AGCCCCTGAGCAGCGTGTCCTCGCTGGAGGTGCACTTCGACCTGCTCGACCTCACCGAGCTGACCGACATGTCGGACCAGGAGCTGGCCGAGGTCTTCGCCGACTCCGACGACGAGAACGCGGCCGGCGAGTCGCCCGGCG GGCTGCACCCCCACGGGCTGCCGCGGGCCGGCTACCTGCGCTCGCCCTCCTGGACCCGCGCGCGGGGCGAGCCGGGCCGCGACAAGAAGCACCTCAGCGACTCGGAGCTGCAGCCCGGCGCCGTGGACGCCTTCCTGGCGGCGGAGCGGCCGCAGGAGGAGTag
- the DBNDD1 gene encoding dysbindin domain-containing protein 1 isoform X1 has product MQAEARGDVSGPEQHPELGKEAPVPERAAGSPAPAPADEAPGAPAEEQGGIPIPSAGLLQVAERRQPLSSVSSLEVHFDLLDLTELTDMSDQELAEVFADSDDENAAGESPGGLHPHGLPRAGYLRSPSWTRARGEPGRDKKHLSDSELQPGAVDAFLAAERPQEE; this is encoded by the exons ATGCAGGCCGAGGCGAGGGGGGATGTCTCCGGCCCCGAGCAGCACCCCG AGCTCGGCAAAGAGGCGCCGGTGCCGGAGCGAGccgcgggcagcccggcccccgcgccggccgacgaggcccccggcgcccccgcggaGGAGCAGGgcggcatccccatccccagcgCCGGGCTGCTGCAGGTCGCCGAGCGGAGAC AGCCCCTGAGCAGCGTGTCCTCGCTGGAGGTGCACTTCGACCTGCTCGACCTCACCGAGCTGACCGACATGTCGGACCAGGAGCTGGCCGAGGTCTTCGCCGACTCCGACGACGAGAACGCGGCCGGCGAGTCGCCCGGCG GGCTGCACCCCCACGGGCTGCCGCGGGCCGGCTACCTGCGCTCGCCCTCCTGGACCCGCGCGCGGGGCGAGCCGGGCCGCGACAAGAAGCACCTCAGCGACTCGGAGCTGCAGCCCGGCGCCGTGGACGCCTTCCTGGCGGCGGAGCGGCCGCAGGAGGAGTag